The Salminus brasiliensis chromosome 14, fSalBra1.hap2, whole genome shotgun sequence genome contains the following window.
GCTGAACGTTCTGTGTGGGACCTGGGTTCTCTCTCCAGGATTCTGTCCTGTCTGGCTCTGCTTTGACGTGATGTGCTGCAGTGCCTCCATCCTCAACTTGTGCGTGATCAGCCTGGACCGCTACCTCCTTATCATCTCCCCCTTACGCTACAAACAGCGCATGACCCCGCCCCGGGCTTTGCTGCTTGTGGGTGGCGCTTGGGGCTTGGCAGCTCTAACCTCCTTCTTGCCAATAAAGATGGACTGGCACAGCCTGGGACGTCCACAGGACCACTCGGGACACAGCTCGACCAATGCCACAGTGCCAGAGTTGAGCACTTACTATCCCCCTTCATACTTCCAGTTGTCCAACTCGGGCACCCCATCTCTGCAGTGCCGTCTGAGTGTCACCCTGCCCTTTGCCTTGGTGGCCACCTTCCTCACCTTCTTCCTGCCCTCCACAGCCATCTGCTTCACCTACTGCCGCATCCTGCTGGCTGCCAGGCGGCAAGCACGTCAGGTAGAAGCGCTCACACATCCTCCGTATCCGCATCACTCTCCAGGCGAGCCCTCCCATCCTCCTTCACTTGGACATGTTGTCCAGGACGGAGATGACTACAGCCACCAGGATCCTCCAGTGTCACGTCACGTTCCGGTGAGAAGACAGAGTGGACAGTTGGGGGAGGCAGGGCAAAGGAATAGGATAGCAACAGTTAAAATGAGAAACCGAAAGCGTACCGTTGGAGGAAGCCAGTCTAGTGTGAAGTCTAGTGTCTAGCATGTGGGCACgcatgtgtgtgagggagaaagaaacaaaaaaagagagagagagagagagagagagagagagagagagagagagagagagagagagaacgggagagagggtgagagagaggatgCAACGTGCACTCACATGCTCATGCTGAAGTTAGCCTTGCCTTTCTGCTCTCATCCACTGTATTCTTCAGTCCATAAAATGACGGGGTAATAGAGTTGACACAGTGAAAATACCTGTGTCCTTCATTCACaagaaggcaaaaaaaaaatgagagcatGAGTGGGAGGTGAAAGAGTTTTAGAATCAAAAGAGGTTTCTCATAATGCAGGTGGAAAACACACTAAATGGAAATGTGCAGATACATCTGTGACTATACAAGGTGCTAAAAGCTAAATAAACCAAGTTACAGTGAGGTAAAGTCCTTGGAGATGTGTAAGGATCTATCAGGCTCAGCATAAAGAACCTAAGCACAATGCACTGCCGCACTCCATGCACTCAAGGATCTTGATCTTCTGAAACAGGGCAAAATTAATAATCACTTGTAAACGTTCACCAAAGTGTGCCTGTTCTAAGCAAAATCTTTCTGAAAATCTGTCCTTCCTTCCCACAGCTGTCAGTGAACAGTGAACGGCGTCTGGCTCACAGGCAGGGGAAGAGGGCACTGAAGGCTAGCCTGACACTGGGAGTTCTGCTGGGGTTGTTCTTCAGCGCCTGGTTGCCCTTCTTCATCGCCAACATGGCACAGGTGAGCACCCGTAAGTCCCTATGAATCTTAGAAGTGTTGTGGTCATTGGACAGTCCAGTCAAATGCCATCCAAAACAGCTAATGCCTTCTTTAAAATGTGTCTAGTCCTCAACCTATTATTTCCCACAGCCTTCTTCTCCAAAGACCACTTGATAGATGCATAATTCTTGAATTCACGCTAATTGTGCACACCACTCTCCGTCTCAGAATCAATGCTGAAGCCTCTGACATTTTGAAAGACTGACAAATAGAAAGTCCCCCTATTTAATTGTGTAATTATACCCATCCCGCTCTCAA
Protein-coding sequences here:
- the htr6 gene encoding 5-hydroxytryptamine receptor 6 isoform X2, producing MSDSTLPWAEATYAVDRNLSRTLSDSVHSSDVWSISGSGPWVLAIMLSLIILMTACGNILLIALVFAHRSLRCTSNCFLVSLFFSDLMVALVVMPPAMLNVLCGTWVLSPGFCPVWLCFDVMCCSASILNLCVISLDRYLLIISPLRYKQRMTPPRALLLVGGAWGLAALTSFLPIKMDWHSLGRPQDHSGHSSTNATVPELSTYYPPSYFQLSNSGTPSLQCRLSVTLPFALVATFLTFFLPSTAICFTYCRILLAARRQARQVEALTHPPYPHHSPGEPSHPPSLGHVVQDGDDYSHQDPPVSRHVPLSVNSERRLAHRQGKRALKASLTLGVLLGLFFSAWLPFFIANMAQSDKRRISQSSQTH
- the htr6 gene encoding 5-hydroxytryptamine receptor 6 isoform X1 — translated: MSDSTLPWAEATYAVDRNLSRTLSDSVHSSDVWSISGSGPWVLAIMLSLIILMTACGNILLIALVFAHRSLRCTSNCFLVSLFFSDLMVALVVMPPAMLNVLCGTWVLSPGFCPVWLCFDVMCCSASILNLCVISLDRYLLIISPLRYKQRMTPPRALLLVGGAWGLAALTSFLPIKMDWHSLGRPQDHSGHSSTNATVPELSTYYPPSYFQLSNSGTPSLQCRLSVTLPFALVATFLTFFLPSTAICFTYCRILLAARRQARQVEALTHPPYPHHSPGEPSHPPSLGHVVQDGDDYSHQDPPVSRHVPLSVNSERRLAHRQGKRALKASLTLGVLLGLFFSAWLPFFIANMAQAVCECIPPSLFDAITWLGYCNSTMNPIIYPLFMRDFKRALGRLLPCCSSSRIPRRPSPPLSLSLRNSGEPQLPSEPPSLASDPPQPPATATDAVNLLDAEHGEIDLPLLLPNQVDALD